The DNA window TCTCAGCCTATCTCATCTGGGAGAGGCGTTCCGAATTAAAAGAAGCACCGGTCCGGCCGAGCTTATTGGGTGGCGGTATTTTCTTCATTCTACTCGTTATCAGCACCTACGG is part of the Deltaproteobacteria bacterium genome and encodes:
- a CDS encoding archaeosortase/exosortase family protein, with translation MLSISFSICYATTLTGLFSIWTTNEDYSYALLIPVVSAYLIWERRSELKEAPVRPSLLGGGIFFILLVISTYG